From the genome of Variovorax sp. RA8, one region includes:
- a CDS encoding PRC-barrel domain-containing protein — MNRFSLALLHAALVPALAVGLAAPASAQSGKSDAPSASAAGSTQATQGYRALRASKLIDKSVRGVDGKNIGQIRDLIVNMNTGDVRYAMLEFDPGIFKAEQLFAVPTKELRLAADGDDLSYNMSKERLERASVNKADWNTALKDRRYIDRVDKAYGVMQPSRDARAFRASELIGKDVMSRDGKDIGDIKDLVINMATGKVHYAALAFDPSWAAPEELYAFPLKAFNLTADKDELVLDVDKSKIQAMKKFDAQRWANLNDRVWVADVDHYLITVTGTADSPATVFARLDDDKNGVLSETEAKGNTGVRSAWTQLDKNSDGKVSRSEFTSNYKMER, encoded by the coding sequence ATGAACCGCTTCTCTCTTGCCCTCCTTCACGCCGCGCTGGTGCCGGCACTCGCCGTCGGGCTGGCGGCCCCTGCATCTGCCCAGAGCGGCAAGAGCGACGCGCCCTCGGCGAGCGCCGCCGGTTCGACCCAGGCGACGCAAGGCTACCGCGCATTGCGCGCCAGCAAGCTGATTGACAAGAGCGTTCGCGGTGTCGATGGCAAGAACATCGGCCAGATCCGCGATCTGATCGTCAACATGAACACAGGCGACGTGCGCTACGCCATGCTGGAATTCGACCCCGGCATCTTCAAGGCCGAGCAGTTGTTCGCAGTGCCGACCAAGGAGTTGCGACTGGCGGCCGACGGCGACGACCTGAGCTACAACATGTCCAAGGAGCGCCTGGAGCGCGCCAGCGTCAACAAGGCTGACTGGAACACCGCGCTCAAGGATCGCCGCTACATCGACCGGGTCGACAAAGCCTACGGCGTCATGCAGCCGTCGCGCGATGCCCGGGCGTTTCGCGCCAGCGAGCTGATCGGCAAGGACGTCATGAGCCGCGACGGCAAGGACATCGGCGACATCAAGGACCTTGTCATCAACATGGCGACAGGCAAGGTGCACTACGCCGCGCTCGCCTTCGACCCGTCTTGGGCGGCTCCCGAAGAACTCTATGCGTTTCCGCTGAAGGCCTTCAACCTGACCGCCGACAAGGACGAACTGGTGCTCGATGTGGACAAGTCGAAGATCCAGGCCATGAAGAAGTTCGATGCCCAGCGCTGGGCCAACCTGAACGATCGCGTGTGGGTGGCCGACGTGGATCACTACCTGATCACGGTCACCGGCACGGCCGATTCGCCCGCGACAGTGTTTGCCCGCCTGGACGACGACAAGAACGGGGTCCTGAGCGAGACCGAAGCCAAGGGCAACACCGGCGTGCGCAGCGCGTGGACGCAGTTGGACAAGAACAGCGACGGCAAGGTCAGCCGCAGCGAGTTCACCTCCAACTACAAGATGGAGCGCTGA